Proteins encoded within one genomic window of Humulus lupulus chromosome 1, drHumLupu1.1, whole genome shotgun sequence:
- the LOC133779789 gene encoding methyl jasmonate esterase 1-like, whose translation MKRAILLVVSLIIVSLTLSSKANATTKHSHFVLVHGAGHGAWCWYKVATLLQSMGHNVTTMDLTASGINPIQVSQVNGSLVDYAKPLMNFMASLPAAATAEKVVLVGHSLGGLSISLAMETFPHKISAAVFVTAFMPGPNLSYSKISQESTQGNGSPMDSTFIYGNGPNNPPTAVLFGPNLLASNFYQLSPPEDLVLGLSLLRPYDMFSNEELFNKQLKLTKEKYGSVRRVFIVCDQDRAIEESLQRWMIERNPPHEVMVINGTDHMVMFSRPLELFSYLGQIAHKYY comes from the exons ATGAAGCGTGCTATActactggttgtttctctaattaTTGTAAGTCTAACATTGTCATCAAAGGCTAATGCAACCACCAAACATAGTCATTTCGTGTTGGTTCATGGGGCTGGCCATGGAGCTTGGTGCTGGTACAAGGTGGCTACTCTCTTACAGTCCATGGGTCATAATGTCACAACTATGGACCTTACAGCCTCAGGAATCAATCCTATCCAAGTTAGCCAAGTCAACGGTTCATTGGTTGACTACGCTAAGCCGTTGATGAATTTCATGGCATCTTTGCCGGCGGCGGCCACAGCGGAGAAGGTCGTCTTGGTGGGCCATAGTTTAGGTGGGCTCAGTATATCTCTTGCTATGGAGACCTTTCCCCATAAGATTTCAGCTGCAGTATTTGTCACAGCGTTTATGCCTGGTCCTAATCTCAGCTATTCAAAAATATCCCAAGAG AGTACACAGGGAAACGGTTCTCCTATGGATTCGACATTTATATATGGCAATGGTCCAAATAATCCTCCTACTGCTGTACTTTTTGGCCCAAATTTATTGGCATCAAACTTTTACCAGCTTTCTCCACCagag GATTTGGTGCTTGGTCTATCATTGTTGAGACCTTATGATATGTTTAGTAATGAAGAATTGTTTAATAAACAACTAAAACTGACCAAAGAGAAGTATGGCTCTGTAAGAAGAGTTTTTATCGTGTGCGACCAAGACCGTGCGATCGAGGAGAGTTTGCAGAGGTGGATGATTGAGAGGAATCCACCGCATGAAGTGATGGTCATCAATGGaacagatcacatggttatgttctCTAGGCCACTCGAGCTCTTTTCCTACCTGGGACAGATTGCACACAAATATTATTAA